In Castanea sativa cultivar Marrone di Chiusa Pesio chromosome 6, ASM4071231v1, a single window of DNA contains:
- the LOC142639090 gene encoding tryptophan decarboxylase TDC2-like: protein MGSLDLSSDSSSSAQREFKPLDPEEFRKQAHQMVDFIADYYKKIETYPVLSQVQPGYLRTLLPQTAPYLPEPLETILSDVTKNIIPGMTHWLSPNFFAFFPATVSTAAFIGEMLCTSFNSVGFNWLASPAATELEMIVMDWLANMLKLPNSFMFSGTGGGVIQNTTSEAILVTLIAARDRAVATNGNNQIIRKLVVYCSDQTHSTFTKAAKLAGITPCNIKSIPTNLDAAFSLSPVFLRKVVEADVAAGLIPLYLCATVGTTSTTAVDPLEPLADVAREYGMWMHVDAAYGGSACICPEFRQYFNGIEGVDSLSLSPHKWLLSYLDCCCLWVKSPRLLVKALSTNPEYLRNKASESESVVDFKDWQVGTGRKFKSLRLWLVLRSYGVANLQSHIRSDVRMAKAFEGLVKSDPRFEIVVPRRFGLVCFRLNPFSWAGSGYTELLNRKLLEWVNSSGRVYMTHTIVGGIYILRFAVGATLTEDHHVAAAWKLIKEGADTILKGIHN, encoded by the coding sequence ATGGGTAGCCTAGACTTGAGCTCCGATAGCTCTTCCTCAGCCCAACGTGAATTCAAGCCCTTAGACCCTGAAGAATTTCGAAAACAAGCTCACCAAATGGTGGACTTCATAGCTGACTACTACAAAAAAATCGAAACCTACCCAGTTCTAAGCCAAGTCCAACCTGGTTACCTCAGAACTCTCCTTCCCCAAACTGCACCATACCTTCCTGAACCCCTAGAAACCATTCTCTCAGACGTGACCAAAAACATAATCCCTGGCATGACCCATTGGTTAAGTCCAAACTTCTTTGCATTCTTTCCAGCTACAGTGAGTACTGCAGCTTTCATAGGAGAAATGTTGTGCACTTCATTCAACTCTGTTGGCTTCAACTGGCTAGCCTCACCTGCTGCCACAGAACTTGAAATGATAGTCATGGATTGGTTGGCTAACATGCTTAAACTCCCAAACTCATTCATGTTCTCTGGCACTGGTGGCGGTGTCATTCAAAACACCACTAGTGAAGCCATTCTTGTCACTCTCATTGCCGCCAGAGATCGCGCGGTAGCTACAAACGGCAACAACCAAATTATTCGAAAGCTTGTTGTGTATTGCTCAGATCAGACACATTCCACTTTCACCAAGGCTGCTAAACTAGCTGGTATAACTCCATGTAACATAAAATCCATCCCCACAAACCTTGATGCAGCTTTTTCTCTATCCCCTGTATTCCTTCGTAAGGTTGTGGAGGCTGACGTGGCAGCGGGGTTGATCCCACTTTACCTTTGCGCTACGGTGGGGACAACTTCAACCACAGCCGTTGATCCTCTCGAGCCTCTTGCTGACGTGGCACGTGAGTACGGTATGTGGATGCACGTTGATGCTGCTTATGGTGGCAGTGCATGTATTTGTCCCGAGTTTAGGCAATATTTCAATGGGATTGAAGGAGTTGATTCATTGAGTCTAAGCCCGCATAAGTGGCTACTCAGTTACTtagattgttgttgtttgtggGTCAAAAGCCCAAGGTTATTGGTGAAGGCATTGAGTACAAACCCAGAGTATTTGAGAAACAAAGCAAGTGAGTCCGAGTCTGTGGTGGATTTTAAGGATTGGCAAGTGGGTACGGGTCGGAAATTCAAGTCGCTCCGATTATGGCTCGTATTGCGTAGCTATGGCGTTGCAAACCTCCAAAGTCATATCCGGTCCGATGTTCGGATGGCGAAGGCGTTCGAGGGGCTCGTGAAATCCGATCCACGGTTCGAAATCGTCGTGCCAAGGCGATTCGGGTTAGTGTGTTTTCGGTTAAACCCGTTTTCATGGGCCGGGTCGGGTTATACCGAGTTGTTGAACCGGAAGCTACTTGAGTGGGTCAACTCAAGTGGGCGGGTTTATATGACCCACACAATAGTCGGTGGTATTTATATCCTGAGGTTTGCTGTGGGAGCCACACTTACTGAAGATCACCACGTGGCTGCTGCGTGGAAGTTGATCAAGGAAGGAGCTGATACCATTCTTAAGGGTATACATAATTAA
- the LOC142640747 gene encoding cytochrome b6-f complex iron-sulfur subunit, chloroplastic: protein MASSIVYPAIPSELCSRKSAIFSSSNALLVKPTRTQMVGKGKGVRITCQATSIADDRVPDMAKRETLNLLLLGALSLPTAGMLIPYATFFAPPGSGGAGGGTIAKDAIGNDIIAAEWVKTHGPGDRTLSQGLKGDPTYLVVEKDRTLATYGINAVCTHLGCVVPWNSAEKKFICPCHGSQYNDQGRVVRGPAPLSLALAHADVDPDNGKVVFVPWVETDFRTGENPWWS from the exons ATGGCTTCCTCCATTGTGTACCCAGCAATACCTTCAGAG CTATGCTCTAGAAAGAGTGCAATTTTCTCTTCCTCAAATGCACTTCTTGTCAAGCCCACAAGGACCCAGATGGTGGGGAAGGGCAAGGGAGTGAGAATCACTTGCCAAGCCACAAGTATTGCCGATGATCGAGTTCCTGACATGGCTAAGAGGGAGACCTTGAATCTGCTTCTTCTAGGTGCTCTTTCGCTTCCGACTGCAGGCATGTTGATTCCTTATGCTACTTTCTTTGCTCCACCTGG GTCAGGAGGTGCTGGTGGTGGTACCATTGCAAAGGATGCCATTGGCAATGATATCATTGCAGCTGAATGGGTCAAAACCCATGGCCCAGGGGACCGGACCCTTTCACAAGGACTAAAG GGAGATCCAACCTACCTTGTTGTGGAGAAAGACAGAACTCTGGCAACGTATGGAATTAATGCTGTCTGCACGCACCTTGGGTGTGTTGTGCCATGGAACTCAGCTGAGAAAAAATTCATCTGCCCTTGTCATGGATCTCAGTACAATGATCAAGGGAGAGTTGTTAGAGGACCTGCACCTCTG TCTTTGGCATTGGCTCATGCAGATGTGGATCCTGATAATGGAAAGGTTGTGTTTGTACCATGGGTCGAAACAGATTTCAGGACTGGTGAAAATCCATGGTggtcttga